GAGAGGATTGGGAAGACCATTTTAATTATCTGGTGAAGGTATTTAAGGACAAACGATATATTCGAGTGAAAGGTAAGCCGTTATTTCTGATCTATCGGCCAGCCAGCATTCCTCAGTGTGAGGAAATGATTCAGTTTTGGCGTGAATTGGCTTTGAAGCACGGCCTGAAAGGGATTCATTTTGTGCAGACCATTGGCGGATTCCCTACATTTAATCGGCAGATCTTTGATGCAAGTATGGAATTTGAACCGCATTATACGTTTGCACATGGACATATGAATGGAATCTGGATCGAAATGAATATCAAGGGCCAGCAGCATATTGCTGTGAATTATGACAAGGTATGGTCCTCCATTCTCGAACGAACACCACATCGTAACGGGGAAATGGTCTACCCAGGTGCTTTTGTCAATTGGGACAATACACCGCGTAGAGGCGTTGACGGCCAGAGTACGCTAGGGTCTACCCCAGAGAAGTTTGGGCTGTATCTATCAAGACAGATGGAGAGAGCGAGGACAGTGTACAAGAGTGAATATCTCTTTGTTAACGCTTGGAATGAATGGGCGGAAGGGGCATACCTTGAACCGGATCAGAACTATGGTTACGCATATTTAAGAGAACTCAAGAAAGTAATTCAGCACGAACGACTAAATAGAAACAGGTTATAGAAGGGAGCTCCAAATGAGGAGACTCCCTTTTAATATGAGCTTATATGCACCATGATTACGATGTGCTAACCGTAGTTTGTCTGCGGAACTCCGTAGGTGTCAGTCCTGTATGCTTTTTGAACTGTCTGGAGAAATAATACAAATCACTGAATCCGAGATTCTCGGCGATGGCAGTGATCGTGTTCGGGGTGCAGGTCAGTAATTCCTTGGCTTTATCGATTTTTTTGCCAGTAATGTAGAGGATCGGAGGAAGGCCAATCTGTTGCTTGAAGAATCGAATGAAATAATTCGGATGCATGTAGGCAATCTGGGCCAGATCCTGAACCGAAATATTTTCTTCGATGTTGGAATCAATATAAGCCAGAATGTTGGATAGCTTCTCCATAACAGGCACGTTAATAAAAGAGATCTGATCCAGATCCAGATTCATTATATAGTGGGACAGTAACTCGGTTAGTTTGCTCTTGGCCATCATATGGGCATAGACTGAGTCGGATTTGGCATATGTAAGAATGCTGCTGAAGATTTCTTGAATCAACTCAGGTTGGTCCATCGTACAGCTAGTCGGGAATTTCAGAATTTGGAACAAATTGATTCCCCCAACCTTTGCACTAAAGTGACACCAATATTTGAGAAAAGGACGGTCATTAATTGCAGAGTAGGATTGTTTGATCCCCTCTGGCATTAAAATAAGCTGATTAGGCACAGGGTAAAACTCCTCATTCCCAATCTTAAGCCAACCTTCACCTTCACATATGAAATAAAACTTGCTGTAATCAGGTGTATAATCCAGATCTCGCCAATCCATGTCGCACCGATTATAGTTGACCATGAATAATTCAACTTGCAGATTGGACAGGTAGTTTGTAAGCAACGTTTGGTGATTCATGCTATTCATCTCCATACAAGGTTAGTATTGTCCATCTAAAAGTTAGTGTTCTGCATGTTTAACCTTTGGCCGTAACACTACAATACAAGTGCAGACGATAACGGAGGGAATGAGAACAGTTCATGGACAAAAAGGAATATTTGCAACAGATCGAAGCAACAATTGCGAACGGTAAATTTAAGGACAACTGGAGTTCGCTCAGCGCTTTCCAAGTTCCAGAATGGTACCCAAAAGCGAAATTCGGTATATTCATCCAC
The window above is part of the Paenibacillus sp. 1781tsa1 genome. Proteins encoded here:
- a CDS encoding glycoside hydrolase family 99-like domain-containing protein; amino-acid sequence: MKVIALHLPQFHRIEENDRWWGKGFTEWTNVKKATPLYSGHHQPNQPFQGKYYDLSDPDVRKWQAETANHHGIYGFCYYHYWFKGKRLLEKPVNEILHSGEPDFPFCLSWANETWTRKWDGQESDILMAQNYGDREDWEDHFNYLVKVFKDKRYIRVKGKPLFLIYRPASIPQCEEMIQFWRELALKHGLKGIHFVQTIGGFPTFNRQIFDASMEFEPHYTFAHGHMNGIWIEMNIKGQQHIAVNYDKVWSSILERTPHRNGEMVYPGAFVNWDNTPRRGVDGQSTLGSTPEKFGLYLSRQMERARTVYKSEYLFVNAWNEWAEGAYLEPDQNYGYAYLRELKKVIQHERLNRNRL
- a CDS encoding AraC family transcriptional regulator, translating into MNHQTLLTNYLSNLQVELFMVNYNRCDMDWRDLDYTPDYSKFYFICEGEGWLKIGNEEFYPVPNQLILMPEGIKQSYSAINDRPFLKYWCHFSAKVGGINLFQILKFPTSCTMDQPELIQEIFSSILTYAKSDSVYAHMMAKSKLTELLSHYIMNLDLDQISFINVPVMEKLSNILAYIDSNIEENISVQDLAQIAYMHPNYFIRFFKQQIGLPPILYITGKKIDKAKELLTCTPNTITAIAENLGFSDLYYFSRQFKKHTGLTPTEFRRQTTVSTS